GATACCGTCAGTACTGGGTCCGAGCGAGTTCAACGTTACTGTATCACTATTTCCGGCTTCCGTGACGCCTGCGCTAGCGTTCGTCTGGACGTTCTTGCCGAGTCCGAGGACGAACGTCCCAATAATTGCGGCCAGAATTACAGTGATAGCAACCATGAGGATGACCCCGATGACGGGGGACACACCACGGTCTTCTGTCAGCTTCTGTTTGATGTTTTTGAGGTTCATGTGTTTGATTTCTCCGTTTTCACGCACGTTCTCATAGGAGAGAATTGGCCGTTGGGTTTATATTGAAAACACTCGACTGCATGAGTGTAGGTGCGTGCCTGTCAAGCCGCCCCAACCGCCGTTTTCTCGGATGATTCACGTGCTTATCCAGCCGTACAAAGGCATACTATATAAATACTGGCTTATGTGAAAGCGTAATTACTGAAACTGAGTATTCCATCCGCCTGAAACGATTGGTAACTGATAACACACCCACCGCCACACCGAGAAAGACCATCCTTTAAGAACACTGGCTTAGTAGCAAACGACAAGATGAGCCACCCGACGAGCGCAGACGAAGCGACACTCCGAACAAGCCTTCAGTCGCTCGCCGCGCAACTCGGCAAAACACCAACCGTCGTGGAAATGCACGAACAGGGCGACCACGACCCACACGACTACCTCGACGTGTTCGGCGGCTGGGACCACGCGCTCCAAGAAGCAGGTCTCGACCCAGACGAAGCGAAAGTCAAAATCACCGACCGCGAACTCCTCGTCGAACTCCAACGCCTCGAACAACAACTTGGACACACGCCGACACAAGAGGACGTGGCCGAACAGAGCGACCACTCCCATCAGA
The sequence above is a segment of the Halorussus halophilus genome. Coding sequences within it:
- a CDS encoding type IV pilin, whose amino-acid sequence is MNLKNIKQKLTEDRGVSPVIGVILMVAITVILAAIIGTFVLGLGKNVQTNASAGVTEAGNSDTVTLNSLGPSTDGIKCSGVSNLFDGTNTDKYTEQVGTELTCPSGTDSVVAYSKDGDASNASVHSFDN